The DNA window CCACTATCAGCAACATAAGCGTGGCCTTTTTCTACTAATTTTTCGATAATCTCAATAATATCTGGCATGTGGCCTGTTACCGTTGGTTCGATATCAGGGCGAATCATGTGCAGCGCATCAAAATCGTCATGCATGGCTTGAGTAAAACGCGCTGTTAACTGATCGCAAGTTTCACCATTTTCGTTTGCACGCTTAATGATCTTGTCATCGACATCCGTAATGTTACGAATAAACTTAACCGCATAACCGCGATGGCGAAGGTAACGCACCACAGTATCAAACGCCACAAAAGTACGACCATGACCAATATGACAATAATCATAGATAGTCACACCACATACGTACATACCTATTTCACCTTCAGTAATAGGTTTAAATTGTTCTTTTTGACGAGTCAGTGTGTTGTAAATCTTCAGCATCGAATAGTGATCCTTGCGCAAACAGTAAAAATGCAAATAATTGATTGATTTTACCATTAGCATTAATGATTACTAGCTTTGCAACAGCATAAAAGGCCAAAATTTAACTGAACAACCAAAAAAGTGTATAAATCAGTCAAATGAAAGCACAAAAATAAGCCCTTCCCACCCCTTCTTTCCCTAAAAGCTTTGCCATTGTCGACCTTTAGGATAGAATTTACCTCGTTAATTAACCAAAGGATCATTAAGATGATAACTCTACATACAGATTTCGGTGATATCAAAATTGCACTTAACTTTGAAAGTGCACCAAAAACAGCAGCTAACTTCCTAGAATACGCAAAAAGCGGTTTCTACGAAGGTACTATCTTTCACCGTGTAATCGATGGCTTCATGGTTCAAGGCGGCGGCATGCTTCCTGGTATGGAAGAGAAAAGCTCAAATGCACCGATCGAAAATGAAGCAGACAATGGTCTGTCTAATAAACGTGGTGCATTAGCAATGGCACGTACTATGGACCCGCATTCAGCAAGTTCACAATTCTTCATCAACGTGAAAGACAACAACTTCCTAGATTTCACAAGTAAGACGTCTCAAGGTTGGGGTTACTGCGTATTTGCTGAGGTTGTTGAAGGTATGGACGTGATTGAAAAAATCAAAAAAGTAGCGACAGGCAACAAACTTGGCCACGGCGATGTACCACTAGAAGATATTATCATTACTAAAGTAACTGTAGAAGAAGCTTAATCGCTCACTCAGTTCCTTAAAATAAATACACTGCTTAGGTAGTGTATTTATTTATTCCCGACAAGGATGGAACCACCATATGACTACTTTGTTTATTTCAGATCTGCACCTTGATGAGCGCCGTCCGCAAGTTACCGAGTTATTTTTACACTTTCTTGTTACCGAAGCGCGCGAAGCTGACGCTCTCTACATTTTAGGCGACCTATTTGAATTCTGGTCTGGTGATGACATTAGTAACCCACTTAACGACAGCGTTCAAGATGGACTTAAAGCGTTAACTGACAGTGGCGTAAAATGTTTCTTAGTTAAAGGGAATCGAGACTTCTTGGTCAGTAAACGCTTTGCTAAACGTACAGGCGTAACAATTCTCGGCGATTATACAGCGATAAGTCTTGACGGCCAAAAGGTGCTCATTGCACATGGCGATACATTCTGTACGTTAGATGAAAAATACCAAGCATTTCGTGCCGCCGTAAATATCCCATGGCGCCAAAAACTATTTTCCTGCTTACCTATCTTTGTACGTGAAGCGATTGCCGATAAAATACGCGGCCATAGCCAAGAAGGTAATCAGCAAAAAAGCATGACAATTATGGATGTAACAGAATCTGAAGTTGTCGATAAAATGCAAGAATATAACTGTGACATTTTAATTCACGGTCATACTCACAAACCGAATATCCATGATGTTCAATTGACAGCAGACAAACTCGGAAAACGGATCGTATTGGGAGACTGGTTTGATCAAGGCAGCGTACTTATTTGGCGTGATGGCCAATATGACCTCCAACAACGTGCATTTTTAAAAGACGCGTAAAAAAGATAACATCGGTTTTGTGAATTAAAGATCAAAAAAAGGAGCGTTACGCTCCTTTTTAAATCACTGAACTAAGTTGTTTAACTCACACTAAGCTTATCCGCCTTCGTTATGAATTTCTAGATTAGCAATTTCTTCTTTTTCTTTGACTGTTTTAGCACCATCGCTACGAACATCGTTAAGACGCTGTAAATAATCAGCATCAATATCACCCGTTACGTATTCACCGCTAAACACTGAGGTTTCGAACTTTTTAATCTCAGGGTTACATTTTGAAACTGCAGCGATTAAATCATCTAAATCTTGGAAAATAAGTGCATCTGCACCGATCATCGTTGCGATCTCATCGACGTTTCGACCATGGGCGATTAGCTCTTCAGTGCTAGGCATATCAATACCGTATAC is part of the Moritella viscosa genome and encodes:
- the ppiB gene encoding peptidyl-prolyl cis-trans isomerase B, coding for MITLHTDFGDIKIALNFESAPKTAANFLEYAKSGFYEGTIFHRVIDGFMVQGGGMLPGMEEKSSNAPIENEADNGLSNKRGALAMARTMDPHSASSQFFINVKDNNFLDFTSKTSQGWGYCVFAEVVEGMDVIEKIKKVATGNKLGHGDVPLEDIIITKVTVEEA
- the lpxH gene encoding UDP-2,3-diacylglucosamine hydrolase — its product is MTTLFISDLHLDERRPQVTELFLHFLVTEAREADALYILGDLFEFWSGDDISNPLNDSVQDGLKALTDSGVKCFLVKGNRDFLVSKRFAKRTGVTILGDYTAISLDGQKVLIAHGDTFCTLDEKYQAFRAAVNIPWRQKLFSCLPIFVREAIADKIRGHSQEGNQQKSMTIMDVTESEVVDKMQEYNCDILIHGHTHKPNIHDVQLTADKLGKRIVLGDWFDQGSVLIWRDGQYDLQQRAFLKDA